Within Streptomyces albofaciens JCM 4342, the genomic segment CGGACGTGCCCGCCCAGCCACCGGTGAGGACGAAATTCCAGCTCGGCAGGAGCGTGTATTTCTCGTTGAGTTCCGCCCGCCGGCCGATTTCCTGGCGGAAAGCCTTCTGCTGTGCGCCGGTCAGCTTCTTGCAGCGTGCGGCGCGCGGGGAATAGGCCTGGCCCTGGTCCTGCTTGCGGCTCGGCCGGTCCCATTCGACGAGCGGCTTGCCCGGGACGTTGATGTCGTAGCCGGTGTAATTGACGGACATGCCGTCGACCGGCGAGCCGTCGCCGTTGGTGCCGTCCGGGTCGTTCGGCTGGAACGAATAGGTGTCGTAGCGGGCCTCTTCGCCCCCGTCGAGTTTCCGGTGCAGCGCGCCGCCGGAATTGAAGTGCACGAGCCAGCTGTGGCCGAAGACGTGCTGGCTCACGTTCAGTTCGTACAGCAGCTTGTTCATCTGCTCGGCGTAGGACAGCTTCCCGTACTTGCGCTGGAAGTCCTCGCTCTTCCACAGCGCGTGGGCCCGCTTGGCGACGTCCCAGACGTACCCGCCGGTGGTGCGGTCGGTGATCTCGGTGCTGTAGATGCACAGCACGTTGTCCGTCGCGCGGGCACCGGACGGCGGCGGACCGCCCGCGGCCTGGGCGGCGGGCGCCTGGAGCAGCCCCACGAACAGGGCCGTCGCGACGGCCGGGGCGAGCATGGCGGGCTTGCGTAATGTCATGACGTGCGGAGATTTCCCTTCGGTCGGCCGGCGGCCAGGACGCGCCGCCGGCCCGGCGTACCAAGATCATTTCGCCGTACGGTCCGCGCACCAAGGGCGGAAAGTCCTGACGGGGCGGGACTTTCGCCCCCTGGTCGCGGTGGGGCCCACGGGGGCGCGTGATCAACTGGACCGGTCCGGGCGGGAGGCGGGCCTCCCGGCCGGCGGCATGGCCGACGACGTTCCCACCGGGAGAGTGATCCGTGATGAGCAGCAGCATCAGCTACGAGGACGTGCGGGCGGCGGCCGGCCGGATCGCCGGGGACGTGCGCCCGGTGACCGTCGCGGCGGTCGACCCGGGCACCTTCGGGCCCGCCGAGGGCTGGCTCGCCTACGAGTTCACCCAGCACACCGGATCGTTCAAGGCCCGCGGCGCGGCGAACTTCATCGCGGCGCACCGCGCGGCCGGCGCCGTGCCCGAGGCCGGCGTGGTCATCGCCTCCGGCGGCAACGCCGGGCTGGCCTGCGCCTGGGCCGCGGCCCGGCACGGCATCCGGGCGACCGTGTTCGTGCCGGAGACCGCGCCGCCGGTCAAGGTCGCCAGACTGCGGCTGCTCGGCGCCGACGTGCGCCGGGTGGGCACCGAGTACGCCGCCGCCCTGGAGGCGTCCCGCGAGCATGTGGCGCGGACCGGGGCGCTGGAGTCGCACGCGTACGACCACCCGCTGATCGCGGCCGGCGCCGGCACCCTGCTGGAGGAGATCCGCGCCGCGCTGCCCGGCCTGGACACGGTGGTGGTCGCGGTCGGCGGCGGTGGTCTGTTCAGCGGGGTCGCGGCGGCCGCGCACCACCACGGCGTACGGGTCGTGGCCGTCGAACCGGAGAACTGCCGGGCGCTGAACGCGGCGATCGAGGCGGGCCGGGTGGTCGACGTACCGGTGCGCTCCGTCGCCGCAGACTCGCTGGGCGCCCGCCGCGCCACCGGAATGGCCCTGGACTGGGCCCGGCGCGCCGACGTGGTCTCGGTGCTCGTACCGGACGAGGCGATCCTCGACGCGCGCCGCGCGCTGTGGGACGACCGCAAACTGGCGGTCGAGCACGGCACGGCGGCCGCCTACGCCGCGCTCCGCTCGGGCGCGTACCGGCCCGCGCCGGGGGAGCGGGTGTGTGTCGTCGTGTGCGGCGCGAACACCGACCCGTCGGACCTCGTACGCCCCGGAGAGTGACCCCGGCAGCACGCTTTGGCGCACGCGTTCGACGCACGCGTGACCGCCGGACCGGGGGCCGGCCCGCCGCCCGGCCCCCGGCGCCGCTCCGCGCTCCCCCCGGAATTCCGCCGGTGAGCCGCGCGTGAGCGGCCGTGCGGGCGGTCCGCGCACCGTGCTCCGTCCCCGTCAGCGCACACCCGTGCAAAGAGATTTGCCGACGAACCGATACACCCGTCATGTGCGCTCGTTGGCCCTGTATGGCGCGTGAGGTGCGACCGGTCGGGTGGCCCCGCCACCGGCCCGGCCGCCGTGAAGACCAGCACCTTCGTCAGGAGACGGCAAGCATGAACAGGAAGCCAGGCAACCGCGGCCGCCGGATGCCGCTGACCGTCGCGCAGACGGGGATGTGGTTCTCCCAGGAGCTGGACACGGAGAACCCGATCTACCGTGCCGCCGAGTACGTGGACATCCACGGCCCGGTCGACCTGGCCCTGCTCGACGCCGCGGTGCGCCACACCGTGGCCGGCGTCGACACCGTACGGGTCCGCTTCGAGACCGACGCGGACGGCGGTGTGTGGCAGGTGCCCGATCTGGCGGACGACTGGGCGCTGCCCGTCGTGGACCTGCGGGGCCCGGGCGACCCGTGGGCCCGGGCCGAGGAATGGATGTGGGCCGACCTGCGCGAGCCCGTCGACCTGCGCCGCTCCCCGCTGTTCAGCTTCGCGGTGCTGCGGCTGCCGGACGACCACTGCGTGCTGTACATGGCCCTGCACCACATCGTCCTGGACGGCTACGGCTTCTCCCTCTTCATCCAGCGCATCGCCGAGGTCTACACCGCGCTGGAGGAGGGCCGGGACATTCCCCCCTGCCGGCTGAACACGCTGGCGGAACTGCTGGCCGACGAGGCCGCGTACCACGCCTCCGAACGGTTCACCCGCGACCGCGCGTTCTGGGCCGAGCGGTTCGCCGGCCGGGCCACCGACACCGATCTCGCGAGCCGCCTGGCCACCGTCCCGCACCGCTTCGTCCGCGAGACCGCCCACCTGCCCGCGCCCGCCGCCGACGGGCTGCGCTCGCTGGCCCGGCAGACCCGGTCCGGGCTGCCCGTCGTCGCGATGGCGGCCCTCGCGCTGTACGTGCACCGGATGAGCGGCAACCCCGATGTGACGCTGGACCTGACCGTCACCGGCCGGGTCGGCGCCGTGGCCCGCAACGCGCCGTCCATGCTCGCCAACGTGCTGCCGCTGCACGTCGAGCTGGGCCCGTACACGACCGTACGGGAACTGGTGCGCCACACCTCCGAGCGGGCCCGCGGACTGCTGCGCCACCAGCGCTACCCGTCGCCGTACCTCGTCCAGGAGCTGGGCGCCGCGCACACCGGCGGCCCCCTCGGCGACTGGGGCATCAACATCATGAGCTACGACCCGGAGCTGAGCTTCGGGCGGCACCCGGCCACCTTGCACAACCTCTCCAACGGGCCGGTCACCGGCCTCGGCGTCAACGTCTACGAGCGCACCGACGACGGCCGCCTGCGCATCGACTTCCAGGCCGACCCGGGCCTCTACGACGCCGAGATCACCGCCGCCCACCAGCGCCGCTTCCTGGCCCTGCTCGACACGCTCGCCGCGGTCGACCCCGGGCAGCCCGTCGGCGGCATCGACCTGCTGCCGGCCGCCGAGCGCCGCCGGGTGACCACCGGCTGGAACGACACCGCCCGTACCGTCCCGGTCACCACCCTGCCCGACCTGTTCCAGGAACAGGCCCGCCGCACACCCGACGCCACCGCGCTCGTCTGCGGCGCCACCACCTGGACCTACGCCGAACTGAACGCCCGCGCCAACCGGCTGGCGCACGCGCTGATCGCACGCGGCGCCGGGCCCGAGACGTTCGTGGCGCTGGCGCTGCCGCGGACGGCCGAGCACATCGCGGGCCTGCTGGCGGTGCTCAAGACCGGCGCCGCGTATGTGCCGGTCGACCCGGAGCTGCCCGCCGAGCGGATCCGCTTCCTGCTCGCCGACACCCGCCCCCGGTGCGTCCTCACCACGACGGCGGCCGGCGGGCGCCTGCCGGACACCGCCGCCGCGCTGTGCCTCGACGACCCCGCCATCGGGCGGGACCTGGCGAACCGGCCGGTCACCGACCCCACCGACGCCGACCGGCGGAGCCCGCTGACGCCCGGCCACCCGGCCTATGTGAGCTACACCTCCGGGTCCACCGGGCAGCCCAAGGGCGTCGTCGTCGAACACCGGCAGCTGACGAACCTCTTCTTCGACCACAAGGCCGAACTGATCGACCCGGAGACGGCCGCGGCCCGGCGCCGCCTGCGGGTCGCCCTGACCGCCGCGTTCTCCTTCGACACCGCCTGGGAGGGCCCGCTGTTCCTGGCCGCCGGCCACGAACTCCACCTGGTCGAGGACGCCGTACGCCTCGACCCGGCCGCCCTCGTCGCCTACATCGCCGACCGGCGCATCGACTTCCTCGACCTCACCCCCACCTACCTCCACCAGCTCCTCGCCGCCGGGCTGTTCACCGGCGAGCGGCACCGGCCGCGCATCCTCATGGTGGGCGGCGAGGCCGTCGACACCGCCCTGTGGGAGAAGCTGCGCACGCTGCCCGGCACCACGGCGTACAACTACTACGGGCCGACCGAGTGCACCGTCGACGCGGTCTACTGCCGCATCGCCGACCAGGACGGACCGCCCGTCATCGGGCGCCCCGGGCGCAACGTCCAGGCGTACGTCCTCGACGCCGCCCTCAACCCGGTGCCGCCCGGCGTGCCCGGCGAGCTCTACCTGGCCGGCGACCAGATCGCGCGCGGCTACCTCGGCCGGCCGGCGCTCACCGCGGAGCGGTTCGTCGCCAACCCGTTCGCCCACGCGGGCAGCGGATCGGCCGGCGGCACCTGCGGTGACCCCGGCGTGCCCTGCACCTGCGGCGCGCCGGGCTCACGCATGTACCGCACCGGCGACCGGGCGCGCTGGACACCCGACGGCATCCTCGAATACCTCGGCCGCGCCGACGGGCAGGTCAAGGTGCGCGGCTTCCGCATCGAGCCCGGCGAGATCGAGACGGCCCTGGCCCGGCACCCCGGCGTCGCCCACGCGGTGGTCACCGTACGGGAGGACACCCCCGGCGACCGCCGCCTGGCCGCCTACGTGGTCCCCGGCGGGGCCCCCGGCCGCACCGCGCCCGCCCGCATCCCCGCCTCACGGCGCGCCGACGGCCGTACGCCCCCCGTGCCCGCGCCGGTCGACGCCGAGACCCTGCGCGCCTGGGCCGCCGCCCGCCTGCCCGAATACATGGTCCCCAGCGCCTTCGTCCTCCTGGACCAGCTGCCGCTGACCTCGAACGGCAAGCTCGACCGCGCCGCGCTGCCCGCCCCCGAGGCCCCCGCCGCCCGCAACGGCCGGGCCCCGCGCGGCGCCCGAGAGAAGGTGCTGTGCTCGCTGTTCGCCGAAGTGCTCGGGGTACGGCAGGTCGGCATCGACGACGACTTCTTCGCCCTCGGCGGGCATTCCCTGCTGGCGGCCAAGCTCATCAGCCGTATCCGTTCCGCCCTGGGCGCCGAACTCTCCATCCGCGCGCTCTTCGAAGCGCCGACCGTCGCCGAGCTCGTCGAGGCGCTGGAGACCGGCGGCGCGACGGACGGCTTCGAGGTGTTGCTGCCGCTGCGCTCCCAGGGCACCCGGCCCCCGCTGTTCTGCGTCCACCCCTCCGGCGGCCTCAGCTGGTGCTACGCGGGGCTGCTGCGCCACCTGAGCCCGGACGTGCCGGTGTACGGACTCCAGGCGCGCGGTCTGGCACAGCGGACGGCGCTGCCCGCCACGTTCGAGGACATGGTCGCCGACTACGTCGCCCAGATCCGCGCCGTCCAGCCCACCGGCCCCTACCACCTGCTGGGCTGGTCCCTCGGCGGTGCGCTGGCCCACGCCATCGCCGTCCGGCTCCAGGCCGGGGACGAGCGGGTGGCGCTGCTGGCCATGCTCGACTCGCGCCCCATCGACCCGCACGGAGCGGCCGGCACCGCCGTGACGGAACACGACATCCTCGCGCTCCTCCTGGAGGCGGCGGGCCACGATCCGGACCGGTTCCCGCGCCCGCTGACGGTCCCCGGCGTGGCAGCGGTGCTACGGGGGCAGAACGGCGGCGGCGCACTGCTCGACGCGCTCAAGGAGCACCCCGCACTCGGCGAGGACCGCCTCACCGCCGTCACCGAGGTGTTCACCAACTCGGTCAAGCTGCTGCCGACCTTCTCCGAGGGCGTCTTCGACGGTGACCTCCTCTACTTCCACGCCACCGAGGACAAGCCCGCCCACGCCCCCACCGCCGACTCCTGGCGGCATCTGGTCACCGGGCACATCGAGAACCACGACATCGGCTGCACGCATCACGCGATGACCCAGCCGGGGCCGTTGGCGCGGGTCGGCCGGGTGGTGGGGGCGCGCTTGGAGGCGGGGGTGGGGACGCGTCGGTGACCCGGCGGAGCCGCACCCGGGAGGACGCGGGCGCGGCCCGCGGGATCGCTCAGCGGCAGGACCAGACGGTCGGCATGTCCTTGCCGCCGGGGAACTTCCAGCTCCGGCCGGCGACCGTGCCGGCGCCGTCCACGCCTGCGACGGTGACCCAGTTCCGGTATCCGGGGCCGGTCAGGTTGCCGAATGCGGTGAACTTCCCGTTCTTCCACAGGGCGGCGCGCTCGCCTTGTACGGGATCCGCGCCGTAAGAGACCGTGCCCGCGTATCCGCCGCTTCCGTCGGCCGCGATCACCTCGCCGGTGAGCGCGCCGGCGGGCAGCGGGAGGGTGGCCGGTGTCCACACGCAGGCTTGTGGCGCAGCGGCGGCGGTGGAGGGCGCCACGGTGCCGGCCATCGTCGCGACCAGCGCCGCCGAAAGCAGGACGCGAGCGACACCATTCGTACGTCTCATACTTCTCCCCGGTCCGTGCGCGGTACGGAAAGCCCGGAATTCCGCCGACGACGAAAGGCGCCGGGGCAGGGGCATGCCGGCCCCGGTGCCTCGCCGATGTGGTGGACCCCGTCGCTGTTGCCGCACCAGGGTGAGGCGGAACTCCGGCCGGGGCCAACGCCTTTCGTTCCTGCGTTGATGTGGCGAGCGGCACCTGGGCGAACGACATCCGTACCAGCTGTACTACGGGCTGAGCCGGTCATCAGGCTCCGGGGAACGACACCCCGTACCGTTCCGCCAACCCGGCCACCGCCTCCGCCACCCCCGCGCGAAGCTCCGGCGGTCCCAGCACCTCGGCCTCGGTGCCGAGTCTGAGGAGGTCGCCGACGGCCACCGCCGCGGTCTCGACCGGGAGATCGACCTCCGTCCAGCCCTCGTGGTCCGGTGGTCCGGCGGTTTCGAGGGCCTGGGTGCCTGCCGCGCCGAACTGCATGGGGAGCAGGCGCCGGGCGCGGGGGGAGATGCGCAGGCGGGCCGTGCCCTGATGGAGCTTGGATTCCAGGCGGCGGGAGGAGTCCGTCCAGTAGGCGGCCAGGTCGAAGGCGGGTGGCCGGTCGAAGGAGATGTCCGTCGCCTCGGCGGACAGGAGGCGGGAGACGCGGTAGGTGCGGGGGCCGGGCGGGCCGTTGTCGGGCGGGACGGCCGGGGCGGCGACCGCGTACCAGATGCCGCTTTTGAGGACGAGGCCGAGCGGGTGCAGATCCCGTTCCGCCACGGTGTCGCCCCAGGCCCGGTAGCGGACGCGCAGGGTGCGCTGTTCCCCCACGGCGCGTGCCACGGACGCCAGGTGGGGGACCGGGTCGGTGTCCCGGAACCAGGCGGGGGCGTCCAGGTGGAAGCGGTCCTGGAGGCGGCGGGCCCGGTCCGCCGGGCCGGGCGGGAGCGCGGCCTGGAGTTTGAGCTGGGCGGTCGCCAGGACCGCGCCCAGGCCCAGTTCGCGGGCGGCGTCCGGCACGCCCGCGAGGAACAGGGACTCCGCCTCGGCGTCGGACAGTCCGGTCAGGCGGGTGCGGTAGCCGTCCATGAGCGAGTAGCCGCCGTCCGGGCCGCGTTCGGAGCGGACCGGCACGCCCGCGGCGCCGAGGGCTTCGACGTCCCGGTAGACCGTGCGCGGCGACACCTCCAGTTCGGCGGCCAGTTCGGTGGCGGTCATCCGGCCGCGGTTCTGGAGCAGCAGCAGGAGGGAGAGCAGACGGTCGGCACGCATGCGGTCATTGTCGCGCCGTACCTGACAGAAGGTGTCAGGTACGGGCGTCAGACTGTGACCGACCGCCGCGCGGACCGACCACGTCGCGCCGTGCCACCGACCGGAAGGATCACCATGTCCCCGCAGAACAGCGCCGCCCGTACGCGGCTCACCGGCCACTTCACCTATGCCGACTGGCAGGAACGCGCCCTCGGGAACCGCCCGGACGGCACCTGCCCGCGCCTCGCGCACGCCGCCGTCGTCAACGCCTTCTCCGGCGGCATCGAGGCGGCGGGAACGACCTGCGAGTACACCATCGTCTATGTCACCGGGAAGACCGGCACGTTCACCGGCATGGAACTGCTGGACGGCAGCGTGGACGGGCGCCGGGGCACGTTCGTCGTGGAGGAGCGCGGCTCGTTCGACGAGCGGGGGAGCGTGCGCTGCGCCTTCGAGGTCGTGCCGGGCTCGGGCACCGGGGACCTGGCCGGGCTGCGCGGCACCGGCGCGTTCACGCACGAGCCCGGGCAGACGGCCGTCCCGTACACCTTCGACTACGACTTCGGCTGAGCGGCCGGCATCCGTCGTACGACGGGGGCGAGCGCGGCGCCCACGAGGGTGGCCGAGGCGATGGCGCCGAGCGTGATGCCCCAGGCCACCGGGCCCATCGGGGTGCAGCCGAAGAACCGGCTGACGCCCGGCGTCTGGATGACCGCCGCCAGCACCGCGGCCGACCCCAGGCCCGCGACCAGCACCCTGCGGTCCGGTCCGCCGATGAGCACCGTCTGGGCGAGCTGGGTGCCGACCACCGCGGCCAGCGCGACGGTGCCCGCGCGGCGGCGCCGGCCGGTGAGCCGGGCCGCGCCCCAGGCCAGCGTCGCGCCGAGGGTCGTGGTGAAGCCGCGCAGCAGCAGTTCCCGGGTGAGCGCGGTGCCCAGGGAGCGGTCGGGG encodes:
- a CDS encoding threonine/serine dehydratase, whose amino-acid sequence is MSSSISYEDVRAAAGRIAGDVRPVTVAAVDPGTFGPAEGWLAYEFTQHTGSFKARGAANFIAAHRAAGAVPEAGVVIASGGNAGLACAWAAARHGIRATVFVPETAPPVKVARLRLLGADVRRVGTEYAAALEASREHVARTGALESHAYDHPLIAAGAGTLLEEIRAALPGLDTVVVAVGGGGLFSGVAAAAHHHGVRVVAVEPENCRALNAAIEAGRVVDVPVRSVAADSLGARRATGMALDWARRADVVSVLVPDEAILDARRALWDDRKLAVEHGTAAAYAALRSGAYRPAPGERVCVVVCGANTDPSDLVRPGE
- a CDS encoding amino acid adenylation domain-containing protein yields the protein MNRKPGNRGRRMPLTVAQTGMWFSQELDTENPIYRAAEYVDIHGPVDLALLDAAVRHTVAGVDTVRVRFETDADGGVWQVPDLADDWALPVVDLRGPGDPWARAEEWMWADLREPVDLRRSPLFSFAVLRLPDDHCVLYMALHHIVLDGYGFSLFIQRIAEVYTALEEGRDIPPCRLNTLAELLADEAAYHASERFTRDRAFWAERFAGRATDTDLASRLATVPHRFVRETAHLPAPAADGLRSLARQTRSGLPVVAMAALALYVHRMSGNPDVTLDLTVTGRVGAVARNAPSMLANVLPLHVELGPYTTVRELVRHTSERARGLLRHQRYPSPYLVQELGAAHTGGPLGDWGINIMSYDPELSFGRHPATLHNLSNGPVTGLGVNVYERTDDGRLRIDFQADPGLYDAEITAAHQRRFLALLDTLAAVDPGQPVGGIDLLPAAERRRVTTGWNDTARTVPVTTLPDLFQEQARRTPDATALVCGATTWTYAELNARANRLAHALIARGAGPETFVALALPRTAEHIAGLLAVLKTGAAYVPVDPELPAERIRFLLADTRPRCVLTTTAAGGRLPDTAAALCLDDPAIGRDLANRPVTDPTDADRRSPLTPGHPAYVSYTSGSTGQPKGVVVEHRQLTNLFFDHKAELIDPETAAARRRLRVALTAAFSFDTAWEGPLFLAAGHELHLVEDAVRLDPAALVAYIADRRIDFLDLTPTYLHQLLAAGLFTGERHRPRILMVGGEAVDTALWEKLRTLPGTTAYNYYGPTECTVDAVYCRIADQDGPPVIGRPGRNVQAYVLDAALNPVPPGVPGELYLAGDQIARGYLGRPALTAERFVANPFAHAGSGSAGGTCGDPGVPCTCGAPGSRMYRTGDRARWTPDGILEYLGRADGQVKVRGFRIEPGEIETALARHPGVAHAVVTVREDTPGDRRLAAYVVPGGAPGRTAPARIPASRRADGRTPPVPAPVDAETLRAWAAARLPEYMVPSAFVLLDQLPLTSNGKLDRAALPAPEAPAARNGRAPRGAREKVLCSLFAEVLGVRQVGIDDDFFALGGHSLLAAKLISRIRSALGAELSIRALFEAPTVAELVEALETGGATDGFEVLLPLRSQGTRPPLFCVHPSGGLSWCYAGLLRHLSPDVPVYGLQARGLAQRTALPATFEDMVADYVAQIRAVQPTGPYHLLGWSLGGALAHAIAVRLQAGDERVALLAMLDSRPIDPHGAAGTAVTEHDILALLLEAAGHDPDRFPRPLTVPGVAAVLRGQNGGGALLDALKEHPALGEDRLTAVTEVFTNSVKLLPTFSEGVFDGDLLYFHATEDKPAHAPTADSWRHLVTGHIENHDIGCTHHAMTQPGPLARVGRVVGARLEAGVGTRR
- a CDS encoding helix-turn-helix transcriptional regulator, translated to MRADRLLSLLLLLQNRGRMTATELAAELEVSPRTVYRDVEALGAAGVPVRSERGPDGGYSLMDGYRTRLTGLSDAEAESLFLAGVPDAARELGLGAVLATAQLKLQAALPPGPADRARRLQDRFHLDAPAWFRDTDPVPHLASVARAVGEQRTLRVRYRAWGDTVAERDLHPLGLVLKSGIWYAVAAPAVPPDNGPPGPRTYRVSRLLSAEATDISFDRPPAFDLAAYWTDSSRRLESKLHQGTARLRISPRARRLLPMQFGAAGTQALETAGPPDHEGWTEVDLPVETAAVAVGDLLRLGTEAEVLGPPELRAGVAEAVAGLAERYGVSFPGA
- a CDS encoding DUF3224 domain-containing protein, with product MSPQNSAARTRLTGHFTYADWQERALGNRPDGTCPRLAHAAVVNAFSGGIEAAGTTCEYTIVYVTGKTGTFTGMELLDGSVDGRRGTFVVEERGSFDERGSVRCAFEVVPGSGTGDLAGLRGTGAFTHEPGQTAVPYTFDYDFG